The window ACTTCAAGGGCGGCGCCACCTTCGCCTCGCTGGACGCGCTGCCGCACACCAGCGCCGTGATCACCAACCTGGCCGACGAGCTGCCGCTGGTCGACCGCATGAAGGACGCGCTGGCCGGCGAGATGACCCGCCGCCAGGAGGTGCTGCGGGCCGCCGGCAACTACGTCTCCCGCTACGACTACGAGAAGGCCCGCGCGGCCGGCGAGCCGCTGGACCCGATGCCCAGCCTGCTCATCATCTGCGACGAGTTCAGCGAACTGCTCGCCGCGAAGCCCGACTTCATCGACCTCTTCGTGATGATCGGCCGGCTGGGCCGGTCGCTCGGCGTGCACCTGCTGCTGGCCAGCCAGCGGCTGGAGGAGGGCAAGCTGCGCGGCCTCGACACCCACCTGTCGTACCGGATCGGTCTGCGTACCTTCTCGGCGGTGGAGAGCCGGATCGTGCTCGGCGTGCCCGACGCGTACGAGCTGCCCAACGCCCCCGGCCACGGCTACCTGAAGACCGACACCAGCACCATGCTGCGGTTCCGGGCCGCGTACGTGTCCGGGCCGTACCGGGCCCCGGGGCAGGCCGCCGCGTCGTCGCGGGCGCTGGTGCAGCGCCGGATCGTCCGGTACGGGGTGGACTTCGTACCGGTGCAGAACCCGACCCTGCCGGTGCCGGACGCGCCCGAGCCGGAGCAGCCCGCCGACGGCAAGGCCGTGGCGATGCTGGACGTGCTGATCGACCGGCTGAAGGGGCGGGGTCGCCCGGCGCACCAGGTCTGGCTGCCGCCGCTGGCGGAGCCGCCGGGCCTGGGCGAGCTGCTGCCGCCGCTGAGCGTCGACCCGAGGTACGGCCTCTGCACCGCCTCGTGGCGTGGTCGCGGGCGGCTGGCCGCTCCGGTGGGCATCGTGGACCGGCCGTACGAGCAACGCCGTGACCCGATGCTCGTGGACCTGGCCGGCGCGGGCGGCAACGTGGTGATCGTCGGCGCCTCGCTCAGCGGCAAGAGCACGATGCTGCGCTCCATGCTCGCCTCGCTCGCGCTCACCCACACCCCACGCGAGGTGCAGTTCTTCTGCCTGGACTTCGGTGGCGGCGCGCTGCGCAGCCTGGACGGGCTGCCGCACACGGCCGGCGTGGCCGGGCGGCGGGACACCGAGGCGGTACGCCGTACGGTGGCCGAGGTGGTGGCCGTCCTGGACGAGCGGGAGAACCGGTTCGCCCAGCACGGCATCGACTCGGTGGCGAGCTACCGCCGCCGCCGGGCGGCCGGGGAGTTCGCCGACGACCCGTTCGGCGACGTCTTCCTCGTCGTCGACGGCTGGAACACCCTGCGCCAGGAGTACGAGGAGCTGGAGCAGACGATCACCACCCTGGCCAACCGTGGCCTGGGCTTCGGCGTGCACGTGGTGCTGACCGCCGTGCGGTGGGCGGAGATCCGGATCAACATGCGGGACCTGCTCGGCACGAAGCTGGAGCTGCGTCTCGGTGACGCCAACGAGTCGGAGATCGACCGGCGGGCGGCGGCGAACGTCCCGACCGGCTCGCCCGGCCGGGGTCTGACCCGCGACAAGCTGCACTTCCTGACCGCCATCTCCCGGATCGACGGCCGGCGCGACATCGACGACCTGACCGAGGCGTCCATCGCCCTGTCCCGGCACGTCGCGGAGGCCTGGAAGGGCCAGCCGGCGCCGAAGGTACGGCTGCTGCCGCGCAGGCTGCCCCTCAGCGAGCTGGCCCGGGTCGTGGACCGCTCGGCGCCGGGCCTGCCGATCGGCGTCAACGAGTCGGCGCTGGCCCCGGTCTACCTGGACCTCGCCAACGAGCCGCACCTGACGGTCTTCGGCGACGCCGAGTGCGGCAAGACCAACCTGCTGCGGCTGATCGCGCGGGGCATCACGGAGCGGTACACGCCGGCGCAGGCCCGGCTGGTCATCGCCGACTACCGGCGCGGGCTGCTCGGTGCGGTCGAGGGTGACCACCTGCTCGACTACGCGCCGTCGAACCAGGTGTTCGCGCAGGGGCTCGCCTCGATCCGCAGCGCGCTGTCCAACCGGCTGCCCGGCCCGGACGTCACCACCGCGCAGCTGCGCGACCGCAGCTGGTGGAAGGGGCCGGACCTCTACATCCTGGTCGACGACTACGACCTGGTCGCCTCGGGCGGGAACAATCCGCTCAGCGCCCTGCACGAGCTGCTGCCCCAGGCCCGCGACATCGGCCTGCACCTGATCGTCACCCGGCGCGCGGGTGGTGTGGCCCGGGCGCTCTACGAGCCGGTCCTGCAACGCCTGCGCGAGCTGGACCAGCCCGGCCTGCTGATGTCCGGCAACCGGGAGGAGGGCGCGGTCTTCGGCACGCTGCGGCCGAGCCCGCAACCGCCCGGCCGGGGCACCCTGGTGCGCCGCCGCGACGGCCAGCAGCTCATCCAGACGGCCTGGTCGGAGCCGGCCTGAGGGGCGCCCACCGATGCGGCGGTCGGCGGGACCGCCCCGGTGTGACGGCATCCGGTAACCTGCGGCACGAGCGTCGCAGCCGACGAGAGGACCGTTTTGAGCACATCGTGGACGCCCGGCGGCATGGGCGGGGCCGGCCTGGAGGGCATCCTGCGTCAGGCGCAGGAGCAGCAGCGCCGGCTCGCGGACTTCCAGCGGCAGCGCGCCGAGCTGCGGATCGTCGGGGAGAGCCCGGACGGCCTGGTCCAGGTCACCGTCGACGGCGACATGAAGGTCGGCGACATCCAGATCGACGCCCGGGCGATGCGGCTGGACAGCTTCAGCCTGGCCGAGTCGCTCCAGGCCGCCATCGACGCCGCCTACGACGCGCACGCCGAGCGGCAGCGCGAGCTGCTGGAGGAGATGCTCGGCGGTGCCGACCTGGTCCGGCGGGCCGAGGCGGGCAAGGTCACCCCCGAGGAGTGGTTCCAGCAGTTCGGGGTGGATCTCAACGACCCGCTGCGCCGGCTGCGCGGCTGACGAGAGGGAGGGTCCCGTGGCCAACGTCGTCGACGTCGACGCCATCCGCAAGGCCGGGCAGAAGCTCGCGGCCGCCGACGGCCCGATGGCCTACCTGCGCAACGCGCAGCGGGCACTGGAGGGCGTCAAGCTGTCGGGCATGTCCATGACACTGCTCGGCCTGTCCGCCGTCAGCGCGCACAACGATGCCGTCGACGGTCACCTCGACAACCTGCGCACCGGCGTCGAGCACCTGGAGAGGGCCGCCGCCAACCTCGAACAGAGCGCGCTCAACTGGGAGAAGTCGGACCAGCCCTGGGTGGTCAAGTGACCTCGCGGGTGCGGGACGCAGGGAGGGCTCGATGCCGGAGATCCTGATCGCGAATTCCTCGGGCTCGGTGGTGGGGACGCACAGCGTCGCCGCGCAGACCGCGCCGGTCCGCTCGCTGGCCGGGGCGGCCCGGGCCAACTGGGTGTGGCTGGTCGGCGCCGCCTTCCTGACCGCCGCCATCATCCACCTCGAGACGTTCGACAACGACGAGGTCAACCAGTCCATCAAGGAGTGGGGCGACGCGGCCCGCTTCCTGGGCGGCGACCAGTTCGGCGCGGCGCTGGAGAGCGTGATCCCGTCCAGCGAGGAGTGGGACTTCGACGACCGGGACGCGTTCGACGCCTTCGTGCAGAAGCTGAACGCCGAGATCGGGGCGCTCGCGGAGGCGCTCAACGCCAACAAGGACGCGCTGACCGCCGTCCGCGACCACTTCAACGCCTCGATCGACGCCCTGGTCGGCGCGCTGGTGCCGATCCTCATCGCGGTCATCGCGGCCGTGGCCCTCCAGGCGTTCCCCGCGACCGCGCCGCTGGCGCAGGCGATCGGGGTGGCCGGCCTCACCGCCACCGCGGCGATCCTCGGGCTCATCTTCACGGACATCGGCGCGCTGTTCTCCACGGTGGCGTCGGCGTTCCGCGGTAACAGTCAGTACAACTTCGTCTCGGACTCGCGCCCGGGCTGGGCGACCGGCGACGCCGACCCCGACATCCAGGACATCCAGATCGACTGGGTGCAGGACCCGGGCTTCTACCGGGCCTGACCGACCGGGCCGAGAGGTGGGGGCCACCGTGTGGCAGAGCATGTTGTTCGGGTACGCGCTGGTGACCATCCCGGTCTTCATCGTCCTGGGGCTGGTCGCGCAGCTCACCCGGTCGCGCCTGGCCCGCAGGGCGATGGAACTCGTCCTGCTCAGCGGGGTGGCAGCATTCGCGGTGGCCCTCGGCACCCTCGCCGACGACGCGGTGCAGTGGCTGCTCGCATCGATGCTCGCCCTGACCTTCGTGGTCGGGGTGGTGCTGCACGTGCGCTCGTACTCCCGCTCCGGATAGGTGCGAGGGGCCGCTCCGGCGGCGGTCGGGCAACCCACTCGGGGCAGGGCTGCGGGGCATGGACACCGTCCGCTACGGTCTTGACTGAGTGTCCGTCGGTGGGGTGATTGCCTTGCGGCGGGGGAGGACGCGGCGACTGCGCCGCCACAAGAAGACGGAAGGGTGTGAAGCATGGCGTTCGAGGTCGAAGCAGCGACTCTGCATACCGCCGCGGGTGACGTGCGCTCCACGCGCAGCGATGTCGACGGCGAGCTGAAGAAGCTGTGGAACGTGGTCGACGACCTGGCCATCGCCTGGAAGGGGCAGGCGTCCACCGGCTTCCAGTCGCTCATGCAGCGCTGGAACGAGGACACGGGCAAGCTGCTGACGGCGATGGACAACATCGCCGACCTGCTCGACAAGTCGGGTACGACGCACCAGGTCAACGACGAAGAGCAGCAGCAGATGCTGGACAAGTTCCACTCTGCACTCAACCCGTGATCCGCCGAGACGAGCAGAGGAGGAACTCATGAGCATCAAGGTCGACTACGCGGTCCTCGAGAGCAGCAACCAGCAGATGATGGCCATCTCGAAGACCATCGACGAGAAGCTGGACACGCTGCGTTCGATGCTGTCGAAGCTCCAGTGGGACGGCGAGGACCGTGCCGCCTACGAGCAGCACCAGGCGCAGTGGGACGCCGCCGTCCGGGATATCAACAAGATCCTGAACGACATCGGTGGCGCCGTGGGCATCGCCCGCGAGAACTACGTCAGCACCGAGATGAGCAACGCCAAGGCGTGGAACTGACACAGTCGCCGACGCGGCTCCGGTCCGGTTCGACCGGGCCGGAGCCGCGTCGCGTTGTGCGCCGATAGGTCCTGGGAGAATCATGCGTGCGGGCAAGCCTTCGCGGTCCAAGCTCCGGCTGGCCGTCGCGGCGCTGGCGGTGGTCGTCGTCGGCGCCGGTCTCGGTCCACTGGCCGCGCCGGCCCCGGCCCGCGCCGACACGGTGCGCGGCCTCCAGTGGTACCTCGACACCCTGAAGATCCCGCAGGCCCACAAGCTCACCAAGGGCAGGGGCGTGACCGTCGCGGTCATCGACACCGGGGTCAACCCCAACCTGCCGGACCTGCGTGGTCAGGTCCTGCCGGGCAAGGGCATCGGTTCCGGGACGGCGGCCGACGGTCGCCGCGACGACGACGCCAGGAAGGCCCACGGTTCGGCGATGGCCGGGATCATCGCGTCCCGGGGCGGTGGCGCGATGCGGCACCTGGGCATCGCCCCGGAGGCGAAGATCCTGCCCGTCGCGATGGGTGACTCCTTCGATTCGGCAGACCTCTCGAAGGGCATCCGCTGGGCGGCCGACGCCGGCGCCGACGTGATCAACATGTCCGTCGGGACGGGCACGGCGGCGACCCCCGACGAGATCGCCGCCGTCCGCTACGCCCTGGACAAGGACGTCGTGCTGATCGCCTCGGCCGGCAATCGGCTGCAGAACGACCGCGTCGTCACCAGCCCCGCCAACATCCCCGGCGTCATCGCGGTGACCGGGCTGGCGAAGAACGGCGAGTTCTTCGCGCAGAGCGCCACCGGTCGGGAGGCCGTGCTCGCCGCGCCGATGCAGGAGATCATCTCTCCCCGGTCCGCGTCCGTGTCGTCCAACGGTTACGGCATCGGCAGCGGCACGAGCGACGCCGCCGCCATCACCTCCGGGGTGGCGGCGCTGGTCCGCGCCAAGTACCCGGACCTGGACGCGGCCAACGTGGTGAACCGGCTGATCCGCACCGCCCGCGACCTGGGCCCGACCGGCCGCGACAGCCAGCACGGCTTCGGCGCGGTCGACCCGCTCGCCGCGCTGACGCGATCGGTGCCGGCGGTCGACGCGCACCCGCTGCTCGCCGGCGCCCCGGACGGCGCCGCCCCGTCCGCGGGCGCGGCCACGCCGCAGAAGGACGACGGGCCGGCGGTGTCGATCAGCATGAAGAAGGACACCGGCGCGCTGGTGCAGGGGGCGCTCTGCCTGCTCGTGCCCGTCGCGTTGCTGATCCTCGTGATCGTGCTGGTGCGCCGGTCCCGCCGGAAGGCGGCCGTCGCCCGGCCCGGCCCGCCGGGTTACCCGCCGCCCGGCGGCCCGCCCGGCTATCCGCCGCCGGGCTATCCGCAGGCCGGTCCGTCCGGTTACCCGCCGCCCCCCGGCCACCCGCCGGCCGGCGGCGCCCCGGGAGGATCGCACGGCAACCCGCAGTTCGGCGCGCCCGGCTATCCGCCGCCCGGCGGGGCACCGGGCACGCCCGCACCGCCCCAGGCGGGACCCCCGCCCGGGTACGGCCCGACGCCCACCGGCGGAACCCACCCGTACGGTGCGCCGCCGGCACCACCCCCGCCGGCCCCCGGCGGACACCAGCAGTAAGCCACATTGTCAGTCGGCGACGGGGAGGAACCGATGACGGACGATAGGACGGACCAGCCGGAGGAGATCCGGGTGGACACCCCATACATGCCCATCACCCCGCTGGCACCCACCGTGCACGTCAGCGGCATCACGATGGACAACGTCAACCGGGCGCAGACCCCCTCCGGCCTGGTGCCGGGGTCGGGCGAGAGCGGCGACAACACGGAGTGGGACGCGTCCAGCCTGGACAAGGCCATCGAGTGGTTGGAGTCGCACGCCTCGTTTCTCAACAAGCAGTCGTACACGATGGTCGAGATCCAGGACCGGATGGGCGGCGCGGCGGCGTCGGGCGGCATGAACGGCGTGGGGGGCGGGGCGACGAGCCCGCTCGGCGCCTTCGACCGGGCGGGCGACCTGGCCCGCAAGCACGGCAGCCTCTTCACCACCACGCAGCAGAGCGTCCGCAAGCTCGCCGAGGACCTCTACCAGGCCGCCAACGCGCTGCGCGAGGTCAAGGAGAACTACGAGACGGCGGAGAAGGCGAACGCCATGTCCGCCGCCGAGATGGAGCGTGCCTTCAGCCAAGCCGCCACCAACGGATCCAACGGCTGATCGGGAGGGTGACAGGATGCCGAGCTGGGAAGAGATGTGCCAGCAGATCGTCGTCGCGGGCAGGCCGGGCGACGTCACCAGCGCCGCCCTGGGCTGGGAGCAGCTGCTGAAGAACCTGAACTCCGTCAAGGAGAGCCTGGAGACGAACGTCGCCGATCTCGGTGAGGTGTGGAAGGGCCCGGCGTACGAGTCCTTCAAGACCCACGTCAAGCAGATCGCCACGGACACGGGCCGGGTCGTCGACGACGCCGAGAAGCACAACGGCATCGTCCAGTCGCTGAAGACCGCCGCCGACAAGCTGAGCGCCGCGCAGGCCGAGTTCCCCATCCCCGCGAGCTGCGTCAACGACGTGCTGGAGGCGCGCAACGGCCGCATCGTGATCGACACGGGCCTCTTCGAGATGAAGGTCAAGCCCGACTTCCTGGGCCTGCTCGACCCGCTCACCTCGCTCGCCGACTGGCTCAACGACAAGTCCGACGAGGCGGCCAAGGTCTACAACCAGGTCAGCGGCGAATACGTGACCATCGACTCGGGCACGCCCGGCCAGACCACGCCGGGCACCACCCAGTCGCCGGACGTGCAGACCCCGGACCTCGGCGGCGGCCCCGGCGCCGGCAGCACCGGCGGCGCGCCCAGCATGGGCGGGATGCCCTCGACCGGTGGCATGCCGGGCGGTGGCATGCCGTCGCTCAGCGGGGCCGGCGTGCCCGAGACCGGGACCACCGGGATCGGCTCCACCGCGCACCCCGGCCTGACCACTGGCGGCTACGACCCGAGCGGTGGTTACGACCCCAACGGTGGCTACGACCCGAGCACGGGCAGCCTCGCCGACGACTACGGCAGCGGTCTGGCCGGTGCCGGCGCCCCGACGGTCCCCGCGCTCGGCGGCGGTGGCGGTGGCGGCGGCCTGCCCGGCACCACCGGGCTCGGTGGCGGTGGCGGTGGCGGGCTGGGCGGCGGGGGCGTCATCCCGGGCGGCGGCTCGCTCGGCCGGCCGGTGAGCCCCAACATGGGCCCGATGATGGGCGGCGGCGCGGCCGGCGCCAATCGCGGTGGCGGCCGGGGCGCTGGTGGCAAGCTCGGCGCCGGCGGCAAGCTCGGTGCGGGTGGCATGGGCCCGATGATGGGCGGTGCGGCCGGTGGGGCCGGCCGTGGCGGCGGGCGCGCGGGTGCCGCCGGCGTGGGCGCCAAGGGCGTCGGTGCGGGCGCGCGGGGCGTCGGTGGCATGGCCGGCATGGGCGCCGGCTACGGCGAGGAGGAGACCCCTCGCAACACCTGGCTGGAGGAGGACGAGGACGTCTGGGGTGCGGACGGCGGCGGTACGCCGGGCATCCTGCGCTGACGGAGTCACGCCGAGCGCCGTCCACCGCACCGGTGGGCGGCGCTCGACGTTGTCCGGGCGGTGCGGGAGAAGGGCGTCAGCCGGTCGTGGCGTCCGTTGCGGACGGGCGGCGGCCCGGGCGCCAGCCCCGGCGTCGCCCGCGGATCAGGATCGGTTTGACGGACAGCAGCAGCGCGGCGACGAGCGCGCCGACGACGGCGGCCCAGACCGCGACGGTGCCCTGCCAGGCGAGCGGGTCCTCGGTGGAGGGCGGTGCCGGCATCGCGCCGGCCGGCGGATCGGTACGGGTGCCGAGCACGGTCGCCACCGCCCGGTACGGGTTCACCACCCCGTGGCCGACCTCGGCGTTCTTCCCCTCGGGCGGGCTGTCGGCCGTCCGGATCAGCCGGTCGGCGACCTGCTCCGGGTCGAGGTCGGGGTGGGCGGCCCGGACCAGCGCGGCCACCCCGGAGACGTACGCGGCGGCGAAGCTGGTGCCGCCCTGCGGCTCGGCGAGGAAGCCCTCGCCCCCGGGGGCCGGGCCGAGGATGTTCAGCCCGGGTGCCGCGAGGTCGACGTAGTCCCCGCTGACCGAGCTGCCCACGTGACCGCCTTCCTCGTCCACCCCGGCGACCGCGATCACTCCCGGGTAGGCAGCCGGGAACGCGGGCCTGTCCTGCTGGTTCTCCTGGCGGTTGCCGGCGGCGGCCACCACGACCACCCCCTCGTCGAGGGCGTAGCGGACGGCGTCGGCGAGGTCCTGCCGGTCCAGGGTCACCAGCGACAGGTTGATCACGTCGGCGCCGTTCTGCACCGACCAGCGGATCGCCTCGGCGATCTGCCCCGGCAGCCCCTCGTCGGCGGTGGTCCTGGTGTCGGGCAGGACGCGTACCGGGAGGATCCTGGCCTGCGGCGCGATGCCGCTGAACGACGCGCCGGTGCCCTCCTTCCCGGCGATGATGCCGCCGACGATGGTGCCGTGGCCGGCGAGGTCGCAGCGGCCCTGCTGCTGCGGCAGGCCGTTGAAGTCCCGGCCCGCCTTGACCTGGCCCTTCAGGGCGGGATGGAGGGCGGAGACGCCGGAGTCGATGACCGCCACCGTGATGCCGGCGCCCCGGGAGATCCGCCAGGCCGACGAGGGTTCGAGTCTCCTCAGCGGCCACGGCGTCTCGGCGGGGGCGGCGACGCCGGGGGGCCCGCAGCGGGGGACCGCCGCCGAGGCGGGCGACGGGGCGATGACGGCGGTGCCGAGCAGGACCGCGGCCGCTCCACCGAGGACCGCGCGGGCACCGCGCCCGCCTCGGCGGGCCGGCCCGGTCCCGCCCGGTCGGAAACTCTCGCGCACGCGGTGAGATTACCGCCGAGGGCCGGAGCGGCGTGCCGCCGCCCGGACCCCTCGTCAGGAACGCTCGCTGGCCTCGGCCGGCTCCTGGTCGTCGGCGAAGAGGGCGAGGAGGGCGCCGACCTGCCGGTCCGCTTCGGCGGGGTGTCGGAACCGCCCGGCGGGGTTGAGCGTGTACTCGTT is drawn from Micromonospora sp. NBC_01740 and contains these coding sequences:
- the eccCa gene encoding type VII secretion protein EccCa codes for the protein MSTVVFRRLPRQPGPALPRGEVLLESPPELPEPTPRGMGQLLMILPMVCGVGAMAFLYAGRGGGTMTYIAGGLFGVSMLGMAIGSLSNGNNDKAELNADRRDYMRYLAQMRKRTRRAAEQQRAAMAWRHPEPDALWSIAASRRLWERRITEDDFGETRIATGPQRLAVEIVPPETKPVEDLEPMSAIALRRFVRAHSSVPDLPTALSVRAFSRVVLRGDREPVLDLTRAALGQLATFHAPDDMVVAIVAAPDRQPSWDWVKWLPHNHHSARTDAAGARRMVFASLAEAEEALAGELAGRPRFAPEAKPLTSAAHLVVVIDGGEVSAACQLMGPGLLGATVIDLSGTVPRDAGRWLLCLDVGDGSSLELVRGTSSSRLGRPDRLTESAAEGLARQIAPYRLSQQQTTSEEPLAKSMELPDLLGVGDAAAVDVQQTWRPRSHRDRLRIPLGVGPDGNVVELDFKESAHEGMGPHGLIIGATGSGKSELLRTIVGALAVTHSSEELNFVLVDFKGGATFASLDALPHTSAVITNLADELPLVDRMKDALAGEMTRRQEVLRAAGNYVSRYDYEKARAAGEPLDPMPSLLIICDEFSELLAAKPDFIDLFVMIGRLGRSLGVHLLLASQRLEEGKLRGLDTHLSYRIGLRTFSAVESRIVLGVPDAYELPNAPGHGYLKTDTSTMLRFRAAYVSGPYRAPGQAAASSRALVQRRIVRYGVDFVPVQNPTLPVPDAPEPEQPADGKAVAMLDVLIDRLKGRGRPAHQVWLPPLAEPPGLGELLPPLSVDPRYGLCTASWRGRGRLAAPVGIVDRPYEQRRDPMLVDLAGAGGNVVIVGASLSGKSTMLRSMLASLALTHTPREVQFFCLDFGGGALRSLDGLPHTAGVAGRRDTEAVRRTVAEVVAVLDERENRFAQHGIDSVASYRRRRAAGEFADDPFGDVFLVVDGWNTLRQEYEELEQTITTLANRGLGFGVHVVLTAVRWAEIRINMRDLLGTKLELRLGDANESEIDRRAAANVPTGSPGRGLTRDKLHFLTAISRIDGRRDIDDLTEASIALSRHVAEAWKGQPAPKVRLLPRRLPLSELARVVDRSAPGLPIGVNESALAPVYLDLANEPHLTVFGDAECGKTNLLRLIARGITERYTPAQARLVIADYRRGLLGAVEGDHLLDYAPSNQVFAQGLASIRSALSNRLPGPDVTTAQLRDRSWWKGPDLYILVDDYDLVASGGNNPLSALHELLPQARDIGLHLIVTRRAGGVARALYEPVLQRLRELDQPGLLMSGNREEGAVFGTLRPSPQPPGRGTLVRRRDGQQLIQTAWSEPA
- a CDS encoding YbaB/EbfC family nucleoid-associated protein; translated protein: MSTSWTPGGMGGAGLEGILRQAQEQQRRLADFQRQRAELRIVGESPDGLVQVTVDGDMKVGDIQIDARAMRLDSFSLAESLQAAIDAAYDAHAERQRELLEEMLGGADLVRRAEAGKVTPEEWFQQFGVDLNDPLRRLRG
- a CDS encoding WXG100 family type VII secretion target is translated as MAFEVEAATLHTAAGDVRSTRSDVDGELKKLWNVVDDLAIAWKGQASTGFQSLMQRWNEDTGKLLTAMDNIADLLDKSGTTHQVNDEEQQQMLDKFHSALNP
- a CDS encoding WXG100 family type VII secretion target, which gives rise to MSIKVDYAVLESSNQQMMAISKTIDEKLDTLRSMLSKLQWDGEDRAAYEQHQAQWDAAVRDINKILNDIGGAVGIARENYVSTEMSNAKAWN
- a CDS encoding S8 family serine peptidase is translated as MRAGKPSRSKLRLAVAALAVVVVGAGLGPLAAPAPARADTVRGLQWYLDTLKIPQAHKLTKGRGVTVAVIDTGVNPNLPDLRGQVLPGKGIGSGTAADGRRDDDARKAHGSAMAGIIASRGGGAMRHLGIAPEAKILPVAMGDSFDSADLSKGIRWAADAGADVINMSVGTGTAATPDEIAAVRYALDKDVVLIASAGNRLQNDRVVTSPANIPGVIAVTGLAKNGEFFAQSATGREAVLAAPMQEIISPRSASVSSNGYGIGSGTSDAAAITSGVAALVRAKYPDLDAANVVNRLIRTARDLGPTGRDSQHGFGAVDPLAALTRSVPAVDAHPLLAGAPDGAAPSAGAATPQKDDGPAVSISMKKDTGALVQGALCLLVPVALLILVIVLVRRSRRKAAVARPGPPGYPPPGGPPGYPPPGYPQAGPSGYPPPPGHPPAGGAPGGSHGNPQFGAPGYPPPGGAPGTPAPPQAGPPPGYGPTPTGGTHPYGAPPAPPPPAPGGHQQ
- a CDS encoding WXG100 family type VII secretion target — protein: MPSWEEMCQQIVVAGRPGDVTSAALGWEQLLKNLNSVKESLETNVADLGEVWKGPAYESFKTHVKQIATDTGRVVDDAEKHNGIVQSLKTAADKLSAAQAEFPIPASCVNDVLEARNGRIVIDTGLFEMKVKPDFLGLLDPLTSLADWLNDKSDEAAKVYNQVSGEYVTIDSGTPGQTTPGTTQSPDVQTPDLGGGPGAGSTGGAPSMGGMPSTGGMPGGGMPSLSGAGVPETGTTGIGSTAHPGLTTGGYDPSGGYDPNGGYDPSTGSLADDYGSGLAGAGAPTVPALGGGGGGGGLPGTTGLGGGGGGGLGGGGVIPGGGSLGRPVSPNMGPMMGGGAAGANRGGGRGAGGKLGAGGKLGAGGMGPMMGGAAGGAGRGGGRAGAAGVGAKGVGAGARGVGGMAGMGAGYGEEETPRNTWLEEDEDVWGADGGGTPGILR
- the mycP gene encoding type VII secretion-associated serine protease mycosin, encoding MRESFRPGGTGPARRGGRGARAVLGGAAAVLLGTAVIAPSPASAAVPRCGPPGVAAPAETPWPLRRLEPSSAWRISRGAGITVAVIDSGVSALHPALKGQVKAGRDFNGLPQQQGRCDLAGHGTIVGGIIAGKEGTGASFSGIAPQARILPVRVLPDTRTTADEGLPGQIAEAIRWSVQNGADVINLSLVTLDRQDLADAVRYALDEGVVVVAAAGNRQENQQDRPAFPAAYPGVIAVAGVDEEGGHVGSSVSGDYVDLAAPGLNILGPAPGGEGFLAEPQGGTSFAAAYVSGVAALVRAAHPDLDPEQVADRLIRTADSPPEGKNAEVGHGVVNPYRAVATVLGTRTDPPAGAMPAPPSTEDPLAWQGTVAVWAAVVGALVAALLLSVKPILIRGRRRGWRPGRRPSATDATTG